The genomic window TCATCTCTAGGGAGACCCAGTTCTTAGTCAGATGGGGGAGATGGTACAAATCTTCTGGGTACTCCTGTTGGGTTGGAACTGATTTGATTCTCCCCCACTGGAGCCTCCACTCTGAGGAGGGGAGACACGGTCCCCTTGGCCAGTGAGCTCCGTTCTGACAGGAGAAGACATGGTTCCCAGCCCTCCAGGAGTTCCCAGTTTGAGAGAGCAATGCTGTTCCTGCCCACTGGGAGCCTTCAGTCTGTCGGGGGAGAAATGGCACCCAACTCTGGGCATGTCGGAAACTGACGGAAACTCAGGATTATGAGTTTAATCAATAATGACTGAGTGATATGCCTCCCTTGGGCCAGGTCCAAGTCTGAAGGGGGAGACACGGTCCCACCCTCAGGAAATTTCAAATATGGAGAGAAATGAATTGTACCCTCAGGAAGCCCCTACTGTGAAGAAGGAGACAAGGGCCACCCTTGGGGAGCTCCTGATCTGAGGGGTGCTGACAGTCCCATTCCTCAGCACGAGGTCCCCATTGTGGAAgacaggacagacagacagacagatacatggAAGAACACCCACAGTGCACTTGGGAAGAACGAGGTGAGCAACTTACTTGAGACCTGCAATTGGACATCCAGTGTCTCCGTCTTGCCCTGCAGGGTGACGGTCTTCAGAGTGTAGCGGCCAGTGTCTGTGAGGTTTAACTTCTGGATGAGCAAGGAGCAATTGGCAAAACCCATCTCCCTCCCGGTGTGGGCTGGCCCTGCGATCCAGTTTCCCGAGGGCAGCTGGCTGAGGAGGCGGTTGGGCTCGGAGGCGGTCCCTCGGTACCAGGCGTAGACCAGAAGATCCTTGGGATAGCCTTGGACAGACAGGATGACGTCCTTCCCCTCGGTGGGCTTGGAAGGAACGGGCACTATCGTCATGGCCGAAGTGGCGACTGAAAAGAGAGAGGCATCGTCAGCATCATGAGGAGCAGAGATGTGGCTTCTCTGGTCTGTGTCGGCTGCGATGGAGCCCAGTGTGGGGCTGGGCGATGGGAGAAGCTTCGCAAAATTTTATGCAAGGGaggaaagagacaagagggagaaaggggaagaagaaaaggaaagaagaaaggaagagatgcaggaagaatagaaggaatgaaagaaagaaaggagagaagaacgggaggaaggaaggaaagaaggaaggagagaagagctgAGAAAGGAAGATCTAACAGAAAAAAAGAacgattgattgactgactgactgactgtcaACCATGCTATTGCCACCTGGTCACTCTATCCATTTGCTGATGCCCTGGTCTGAGTGCCTGCCCCATGGATGGAGCCCTGCACTGGGCATGAGGAGGAGaaatggaggaaagaggaaacaggTTGAGGAGGGGATGGTGGATCCCAAAGATGAGGACTGTGTCTTCCCGAAAGACTAGGGGCTTGCTGAGGATGGGGGCCGTGTCTCCCCCAGGTGTCCAGAGACAGAAGTCGAACCTGTCCCTTCAGTGTGGGAGCTTCTTGAAGACAGTGGGGGCATGTCTGTCTTCCAGTGGGAGCTCCCTGAGGATGGGGGCCGTGTCCCCCCTTCAATCTGGGAGCTCCTTGTGGGTGGGGGCTGTGTCTGTCCTGTCCTGTCACTCTGGGAGCTCCCTGAGGATGGGGGCCGTGTCCCCCCTTCAATCTGGGAGCTCCTTGTGGGTGGGGGCTGTGTCTGTCCTGTCCTGTCACTCTGGGAGCTCCCCGAGGATGGGGGCCGTGTCCCCCCTTCGGTCTGGAAGCTCCCTGTGCATGTGGGGCTATGTTTCTCTCATTGGTCTGAGGGCTTCTTGAGGATAGGGGCTGTGTCTCCCCCATCAGTCTGGGGGCTCCCTGAGGATGGGGGCCGTGCCTCCCCCATCGGTCTGGGAGCCCTCTGAGGATAGGGTCTGTGTCTCCCCTATGAGATTGGAGTCTTTTTGGAACGAGGAGACTGGGTCTCCCTCAATAGACTGAGGTCCCTCCGAGCCGGGGaccatttcctctttcctccatcTTTCCCCCTTGAACCCAGCACAAGGGGGTACTGAGGATTTAGGGGTAGGTGGGCAGCAGTAAATCTCACTAACTGGATGGCTTTCCATTTACCTTGAATTCAACCAGATGAGCTTTCCCCCATCTTTACCAAGTTCTGCCTTAGTCAGGAGGGGACCTTCTGAGGACATAGGATCACaggatttcaagctggaagggaccttagagatcatcttgtccaagcccctcatttgactgaggaggaaactgaggctgagagagctgaagtgacttgtccaaggtcacccaaatAGTAGGAGTCAGGACTCAAACCCAAGCcgtctgactccaaatccagtgcttttctcAATCGTCACCATGTCCATGCCATTGCTTCCAGGCAAGTTGGCTACCAAGGGTGCATCTTTGGCTCTTTTCAGGACCACTTACCTCTGGGGACCCAGAACCCATGTCTGGGGAAACAGCATCCACCCTTTGGACAAGACCCACCAAATGCAATGGGATGATCCTGCCAGTTTTCTGCCCACGGTATTCTCCAACACTTCACCAGAGATGTTCTCTTGGGAAGGAACTGATGGTGAATGAATGAGGCCTGAAGGTACAAAACCACAGTCCCTGAGGGCCGACCCCCCTCCCAAAGGAGCCTGGGAGTCTCTGAACCATGGCCACTCAGTCTGCTCAGGTGCCCAAAGCCCCAGGAGCATCACAGCCAAAAGGATGCAGGCCAATAGCGAGAATCACTGCTTGACCGGCTTTTTCCCAAAGTCGCTGTCAGAGGTCTGGGAAACCTTCAATCTCATTCATTAACAGGGAATTACTGAGCTCAATCAGCCTCAGAACACAGAGCACGGGATGCCCAAGCTGGATGGGATCTCAGAACCATTGATCATGGGTACTGGAGGTAGAATGGGCCTTAGAACATAGGCTATTAAAgatggaagaaatcttagaacaCTGGATGCCAGGGCTGAAAGAGACATTAAATGCCAGAACTAAAGGGAAGCTTAGAACCAAGAATTCTAGAGGAGGATGGGACCTTAGAACACTGAATGGAACGGGAACACAAAATGTTTGGAACTAGAGGTCATAGAATGTAAGAACCCAAAGGGATCTTCAGGGCCACTTGCtcacctttggtcttagaatcagtactgtggattggttccaggacagaaggacGGTAAGGAGGAGGCAACACCCCCTTTATTTAGAGGAGAAAAGATGGGGTCCGGGGGTGGGGTCTTCTATCACCTCACTTACAGAGCCCCTTAATGGCAGGAATCTGTTTTCTGAGCTCCCATCTAATACTCTTCTGATGGCCCCAGACTCCCTGGCGACTCTTTGACTCAACTATTGACTGATAGAATTTATCCCGGCTCCTGTGGTCTGGACCAGACTGGAAAGGGCCAGGCAACTGGTTCTCGGGATCACAGGAAGGCTTCTTTGAGGCCATCAGGACTAAAGCCCTTGCTTTATGAGTCTGGTCCAAGTCTGAGTCGTCCAGACAACGGCAGCATCTTGTCCAACGCCATCTAGTCTAATCGCCTCATTTGAAagggagggaaactgaggtctgctTAGACTGGCCAGCTGGTTGACTGGCTTTCTCACTTTGTCAAGGCTCCTAGGTGGGAGCTATCCCTGCTGAGATCTCGAGTTCCCTCCGATTCTATGGTTTTGCCACCCTTTCGAGGGGCTGGGATCTCCCTGCTGTCAGCTACCCCAGTGGCCCAGTCAACGCCACCCCACCCCGTATTCTCTTACTTACCCATGGGGCAAACCTGTGCCTGAGAGATGAAGGGGGCACTGGGGCCAGGGTGACTCACCCAACATCTTGACCAAGACTGATGCCGAGCCTGTGAGCTCGGTTATGGGGTTTTTGGCAATGCAGGTATAGGTCCCTTCCTTGTCCTTTGTCATCCCCGTGATGTTGACAAAGCTGGTGGTGCTCTCGTGGGTCCGCCCATTGAAAGACCATATGTACTCTGGGTCTGGGCAGGACCTGGTCACGCACCAAAGTGTGAGAGACGCGTCCAATTCCACTTTCACCGTGCAGCCCGTCTGGGAGGCCGATTCCTGGATAATTGTTACCCGATCGGGGCCATCTTGGGAGAAAGCATAGAGAGAGGCCCGAAGGAAAGTAGtggggctggggagggaggggaatctAGGGCTGGCAGCTGGGCACAAGGGCTTAGCCGGGAAGTCTGGCCCCCATTTGGGATCAGCCACTGACTCCCTGTTGCTCCCTTGGGCACGAGACTTCTTctcctatctataaaatatatctgacatgctctgttctaaggacccttctagcTCTGCTGCCTTATGTGTTGACATCCCCTctaactctgacattccctgttctaagccccctccagctctgacattccctgttctaagctccctccagcgctgacatttcctgttctaagcctcctccagctctgacattctgtgttctaagctccctctagctctgacattccctgttctaaggatccCTCT from Monodelphis domestica isolate mMonDom1 chromosome 4, mMonDom1.pri, whole genome shotgun sequence includes these protein-coding regions:
- the LOC130453957 gene encoding carcinoembryonic antigen-related cell adhesion molecule 16-like, producing the protein MTIVPVPSKPTEGKDVILSVQGYPKDLLVYAWYRGTASEPNRLLSQLPSGNWIAGPAHTGREMGFANCSLLIQKLNLTDTGRYTLKTVTLQGKTETLDVQLQVSSKLLTSFFPSALWVFFHVSVCLSVLSSTMGTSC